A part of Gramella sp. MAR_2010_147 genomic DNA contains:
- a CDS encoding acyloxyacyl hydrolase, translating into MKNILIILLLIGGISLIKAQEDRPYDGKFYKMGLNMGFGSVDNPVFYDDDYFYEVHLRKIQIYYRIKSGSVFDYEFIFQPEVNFVRHQLTSDRFIVGGHLLYERREEMKTLKSFNEYFMNFGMILRKSIRKDLDVYFLASIGPGYIERTTERMAKGIGFSDNIGFGASKKLNNFYIDLRMGYRHLSNANFNEINDGYDIMVAEIGAGFYLN; encoded by the coding sequence ATGAAAAATATTCTAATCATTCTTCTGTTGATTGGAGGAATATCACTTATAAAGGCTCAGGAAGACCGTCCTTATGACGGTAAATTTTATAAGATGGGATTAAATATGGGCTTTGGGTCGGTAGATAATCCTGTTTTTTATGATGATGACTATTTTTACGAAGTTCATTTAAGAAAAATTCAAATTTATTATCGAATAAAGTCGGGAAGTGTCTTTGATTATGAGTTTATCTTCCAGCCAGAAGTGAATTTTGTAAGACACCAGCTTACAAGCGATAGATTTATCGTTGGAGGTCACCTGCTCTACGAAAGAAGGGAGGAAATGAAAACTTTGAAATCTTTCAATGAGTATTTTATGAATTTTGGAATGATCTTACGAAAGAGCATTAGAAAAGATTTAGATGTCTATTTCCTGGCAAGTATAGGCCCTGGATATATTGAGCGCACTACAGAGAGAATGGCAAAAGGAATTGGTTTTTCTGATAATATAGGCTTTGGCGCAAGCAAAAAACTGAATAACTTCTATATAGATTTAAGAATGGGGTATCGTCATCTTTCTAATGCAAATTTCAATGAAATTAATGATGGCTATGATATTATGGTAGCTGAAATAGGAGCAGGATTTTATTTGAATTAA
- a CDS encoding CatA-like O-acetyltransferase, whose translation MKTELDISTWNRKEHFEFFSKFEESFFGITVDVDCSLAYEKSKKEGISFFLYYLYLSSKAVNSIEPFKYRIEDDKVFIYEKINASATVSRDDHTFGFSHIVFDDDLDIFLKNAEKEIKRVRAGKGLMLDKIRQNEVHYSALPWLKFSSLSHSRALGKDDSCPKISFGKLTDDGHKKIMPVSVHVNHALMDGYHVGLFIDKFQKLLNTK comes from the coding sequence ATGAAGACAGAATTAGATATTTCCACCTGGAACAGGAAGGAGCATTTCGAGTTTTTTTCAAAATTTGAAGAATCATTTTTTGGAATTACCGTAGATGTTGATTGTAGCCTTGCGTATGAAAAAAGTAAAAAGGAGGGCATCTCTTTTTTTCTTTATTATCTATACCTTTCTTCTAAAGCCGTTAATTCTATAGAGCCATTTAAATATAGAATAGAAGATGATAAGGTTTTTATTTACGAAAAGATCAACGCATCTGCTACCGTTAGCAGGGACGATCATACTTTCGGTTTTTCACATATTGTTTTTGATGATGACCTGGACATTTTTCTTAAGAATGCTGAAAAAGAGATCAAACGTGTGAGAGCAGGAAAGGGATTAATGCTGGACAAGATCCGTCAGAATGAAGTGCACTATTCTGCATTGCCGTGGCTTAAATTTTCTTCCCTGTCACATTCAAGGGCTTTGGGAAAAGACGATAGTTGTCCTAAAATTTCATTTGGCAAGCTAACAGATGATGGTCATAAAAAGATCATGCCTGTTTCGGTACACGTGAACCACGCGCTCATGGATGGGTATCATGTTGGACTGTTCATAGATAAATTTCAAAAACTTCTGAATACTAAGTGA
- a CDS encoding DUF4256 domain-containing protein, with protein MKLTNAQQAEILNTLKIRFEENRHRHKDLKWDPIEMKLKKNPEKLWSLQEMEITGGDPDVVDFDSESEQYIFFDCSAESPDGRRSLCYDEKALKARKKHKPRNSAMEIAKIMGVEILNEAEYRKLQATGSFDTKTSSWLKTPSKIRNLGGAIFADFRYGQVFVYHNGAESYYAGRGFRGSLKV; from the coding sequence ATGAAATTAACCAATGCGCAACAAGCTGAAATCTTAAATACCTTAAAAATTCGTTTTGAAGAAAACAGGCATCGGCATAAAGATCTTAAATGGGATCCTATTGAAATGAAATTGAAAAAGAACCCTGAAAAACTATGGTCTTTACAGGAAATGGAAATAACAGGTGGGGACCCAGATGTTGTGGATTTTGATTCTGAAAGTGAGCAGTATATTTTTTTTGATTGTTCCGCAGAAAGCCCGGATGGGCGTAGAAGTCTTTGCTATGATGAGAAGGCGTTAAAGGCAAGGAAAAAACACAAGCCTAGAAACAGCGCCATGGAAATAGCAAAAATTATGGGTGTTGAAATATTAAATGAAGCTGAATATAGAAAGCTGCAAGCTACAGGTAGTTTTGATACAAAAACTTCAAGCTGGTTAAAAACTCCCTCTAAAATAAGGAATTTGGGTGGTGCTATTTTTGCCGATTTTCGATATGGGCAGGTCTTTGTCTATCACAATGGTGCAGAGTCGTATTATGCGGGCAGAGGTTTTAGAGGTTCTCTAAAGGTTTGA
- a CDS encoding carbohydrate kinase has translation MSKKIKAVCFGEILYDIFPDMERIGGAPLNVASRLSSMGVDTEMISKIGVDEKGNELLNYLRSRNIETGNILKDEKHPTGMVKVNLSASGSATYEITYPSAWDKIELTDSMINSVKNSDAFIFGSLICRDEVNRKTLFQLIPKAKYRVLDFNLRPPHYSMELLLELMQHAEFLKFNDDELFEITKMMGSQYNSLEQNLLFMAVKSNAKTICVTKGRHGAVLLHDKKMYYNSGYKVKVKDTVGAGDSFLGTLLAKLLQGEKPQEALDKACAVGALVAAKEGANPEISEKLLSLFMNPVSAK, from the coding sequence ATGAGTAAAAAAATAAAAGCAGTTTGTTTTGGAGAGATATTGTATGATATCTTTCCTGATATGGAAAGAATTGGTGGCGCACCGTTAAACGTAGCTAGCAGGTTGAGTAGTATGGGAGTAGATACTGAAATGATCAGTAAAATTGGTGTTGATGAAAAGGGAAATGAACTACTGAACTATCTACGTTCAAGAAATATAGAAACAGGAAATATTTTAAAGGATGAAAAGCATCCTACAGGGATGGTGAAGGTGAATCTTTCAGCAAGTGGTTCGGCGACTTATGAGATTACGTATCCTTCAGCATGGGATAAAATTGAATTGACAGATTCCATGATCAATTCGGTTAAGAATTCAGATGCTTTTATTTTTGGAAGTCTGATTTGCCGGGATGAGGTGAATAGGAAAACGCTGTTTCAGTTAATTCCAAAAGCGAAATACAGAGTTCTCGATTTTAATTTGCGTCCACCACATTATAGCATGGAACTTTTACTGGAGCTCATGCAGCATGCTGAATTTTTGAAATTCAACGATGATGAACTTTTTGAAATAACCAAAATGATGGGTTCTCAATACAATTCTTTAGAACAAAACCTACTCTTCATGGCTGTTAAATCGAATGCAAAAACTATTTGTGTGACTAAGGGAAGGCATGGAGCAGTATTATTGCATGATAAAAAAATGTATTATAACTCGGGTTACAAGGTTAAAGTGAAAGATACTGTTGGCGCAGGAGATTCTTTTCTTGGAACTTTGCTGGCAAAGCTTTTACAGGGAGAGAAGCCACAAGAGGCTTTAGATAAGGCTTGTGCCGTAGGAGCACTGGTGGCAGCCAAAGAAGGTGCAAATCCCGAGATTTCTGAAAAACTTCTAAGTCTTTTTATGAATCCCGTTAGCGCTAAATAA
- a CDS encoding glycoside hydrolase family 32 protein: protein MRKNIKTVILFAVFGFFVISCKNDTKNTEKTTDEKIAKAQSDEDFRPNFHFTPEKNWMNDPNGMFYLDGTYHLYFQYYPDDNVWGPMHWGHATSKDMITWEEQEIALYPDEKGYIFSGSAVVDKNNTSGFGEDGKTPVVAMFTYHDPVGAENKEEDYQSQAIAYSLDEGMTWTKYKGNPVIPNPGIIDFRDPKVTWDDIHKQWLMALATREKTLFYTSRNLKEWKKVSEFGSGTGAHDGVWECPDFFPMRVEGTNETKWVLIQSLNPGGYNGGSGTQYFVGNFDGKTFTPEENMKTLQEKHKFWIDFGRDNYAGVTWSNIPEKDDRKLFMGWMSNWLYAEEVPTKTWRSAMTIARELKLVKKNDTYLVTSSPVEELKKYRSSDIKKDNLQVDWNRVLVDSSEIDLAKAEIKFKINNLKETTYNFRLSNSVGEEFIVSYNHSKKQFNVNRAHAGQTDFSDKFSDKDSTAPRISDSEDMEVVLIIDKTSIEMFFDNGTTVMTEIFFPNQPWTEFSLSSVNETFTVSGIEAYELKFK, encoded by the coding sequence ATGAGAAAGAATATCAAGACAGTAATCTTGTTTGCAGTATTTGGTTTTTTTGTGATCTCCTGTAAGAACGATACTAAAAATACCGAAAAAACCACCGATGAGAAAATTGCAAAAGCACAGAGCGACGAAGATTTTAGGCCAAATTTTCACTTTACTCCTGAAAAGAACTGGATGAACGATCCCAATGGGATGTTCTATTTAGACGGCACCTATCATTTATACTTTCAGTATTATCCAGATGACAATGTATGGGGGCCAATGCATTGGGGACACGCGACCAGTAAAGATATGATCACCTGGGAAGAGCAGGAGATCGCACTTTACCCTGATGAAAAAGGCTATATATTCTCTGGAAGCGCCGTAGTTGATAAAAACAATACTTCAGGTTTTGGTGAAGATGGGAAAACTCCTGTGGTCGCAATGTTTACCTATCACGATCCTGTAGGTGCTGAAAATAAAGAGGAAGATTACCAGTCTCAGGCCATTGCTTACAGCCTGGATGAAGGGATGACCTGGACAAAGTATAAGGGTAACCCCGTGATTCCAAATCCCGGAATTATAGATTTTAGAGATCCAAAAGTTACCTGGGACGATATTCATAAACAGTGGTTAATGGCGCTTGCCACCAGAGAGAAAACACTTTTTTACACCTCCCGGAACTTGAAAGAATGGAAGAAAGTTTCAGAATTTGGATCTGGAACAGGTGCTCATGATGGTGTGTGGGAATGTCCCGATTTCTTTCCCATGAGGGTTGAGGGAACCAATGAAACAAAATGGGTTCTAATACAGAGCCTGAATCCTGGAGGTTATAACGGCGGTTCTGGAACCCAGTATTTTGTTGGGAATTTTGACGGGAAGACATTTACGCCTGAGGAGAACATGAAAACTTTGCAAGAAAAACATAAATTCTGGATAGATTTTGGAAGAGATAATTATGCCGGTGTAACCTGGTCAAATATTCCTGAAAAGGATGATAGAAAGCTATTTATGGGATGGATGTCTAACTGGCTTTATGCTGAAGAGGTACCAACTAAAACCTGGAGAAGCGCGATGACGATCGCAAGAGAATTGAAATTAGTCAAAAAGAATGATACATATCTGGTGACTTCTAGTCCCGTTGAGGAACTAAAAAAATATCGATCTTCAGATATAAAAAAGGATAATCTACAGGTAGATTGGAATAGGGTGTTAGTTGATTCTTCTGAAATTGACCTTGCTAAGGCCGAGATTAAATTTAAAATAAATAATCTGAAGGAGACTACCTATAATTTCAGACTTTCCAATTCTGTTGGGGAAGAATTTATTGTTTCCTATAATCATTCTAAGAAACAATTTAATGTGAACAGGGCTCATGCCGGACAGACAGATTTTTCAGATAAATTTTCAGACAAGGATTCAACGGCTCCACGCATTTCTGATTCAGAAGATATGGAGGTGGTTCTCATTATTGATAAAACTTCTATAGAAATGTTCTTCGATAATGGAACAACGGTGATGACAGAAATTTTCTTTCCCAATCAACCATGGACTGAATTTTCTCTAAGCTCGGTAAATGAAACCTTCACTGTAAGTGGTATAGAGGCTTATGAACTTAAATTTAAATAG
- a CDS encoding sugar porter family MFS transporter, translating into MNKILTWSISAALAGFLFGFDTVVISGADKQLQELWNTSDAFHGSVVMAMALWGTVVGAIFGGIPTNKFGRKNTLLVIGILYFVSALGSALVDDPITFAVFRFIGGLGVGASTIAAPAYVSEIAPANQRGKLVSLYQFNIVLGILIAFLSNYLLRNTGTEPWRWMVGVEAIPALIYCVFVLFIPRSPRWLISKGRMEEAKKVLQLINPGIDVTTKVAEIKHQDDIEETGEHIFMKKYRFPLILAFLIAFFNQLSGINAFLYYAPRIFESAGLGASTALLSSIGIGVVNLLFTLLGVFLIDRLGRKQLMLYGSIGYIISLSLVAAAFFLNWGGLWVPVFLFLFIASHAIGQGAVIWVFISEIFPNRLRASGQAFGSSTHWVLAAIIPSSIPFLFSTIGPGFVFAFFAFMMVLQLLFVLFMMPETKGKSLEELAEELSFKEQISTTTN; encoded by the coding sequence ATGAACAAAATCCTTACCTGGTCCATAAGTGCTGCGCTTGCCGGTTTCCTTTTCGGTTTTGATACCGTGGTAATTTCAGGAGCAGACAAACAACTTCAGGAATTATGGAATACTTCAGATGCTTTTCATGGTTCTGTAGTGATGGCCATGGCCCTTTGGGGAACTGTCGTCGGGGCCATATTTGGGGGAATACCAACCAATAAATTTGGTAGAAAGAACACCCTCCTGGTGATAGGAATCTTATATTTTGTCTCGGCATTAGGTTCAGCCCTGGTAGATGATCCCATTACTTTTGCAGTTTTCAGGTTTATTGGCGGCCTTGGCGTAGGTGCATCGACGATTGCAGCACCGGCATATGTTTCTGAAATCGCGCCTGCCAATCAACGAGGAAAACTGGTGTCTCTTTATCAATTTAATATTGTACTGGGGATTTTAATCGCATTTCTCTCCAATTACCTTCTTAGAAATACCGGGACCGAGCCCTGGAGATGGATGGTGGGTGTAGAGGCAATTCCGGCTTTGATCTATTGTGTATTTGTTCTTTTTATCCCCAGAAGCCCACGATGGCTTATTTCTAAAGGAAGGATGGAAGAAGCTAAAAAAGTTCTGCAGCTTATAAACCCGGGTATTGATGTTACGACTAAAGTTGCTGAGATCAAACATCAGGATGACATAGAAGAAACAGGAGAGCATATTTTTATGAAAAAGTACAGATTCCCACTTATCCTGGCTTTTCTAATTGCTTTTTTTAATCAACTTTCAGGAATCAATGCCTTTCTATATTATGCGCCGCGAATATTTGAGTCGGCGGGACTGGGTGCAAGTACAGCGCTTTTAAGTAGTATAGGGATTGGAGTTGTAAATTTATTATTTACTCTCTTAGGTGTATTTCTTATAGATAGGCTGGGTAGAAAACAATTAATGCTTTACGGTTCTATTGGATACATAATTTCTTTATCACTGGTAGCAGCTGCATTTTTTCTGAATTGGGGCGGTTTATGGGTGCCTGTTTTCCTGTTCCTTTTTATTGCTTCACATGCTATTGGCCAGGGAGCGGTGATCTGGGTTTTTATATCTGAAATATTTCCTAATCGTCTACGCGCATCGGGACAGGCTTTTGGTAGTTCCACCCATTGGGTGCTTGCAGCCATCATTCCGTCTTCCATTCCATTTTTATTTTCCACTATAGGACCAGGATTTGTGTTTGCATTTTTTGCATTTATGATGGTACTCCAATTACTTTTCGTCCTGTTTATGATGCCCGAAACTAAAGGTAAATCCTTAGAAGAATTAGCTGAGGAGCTTTCTTTTAAAGAACAAATTTCAACTACAACTAACTAA
- a CDS encoding TerC family protein: protein MEIFLQPDTWVALLTLTFLEIVLGIDNIIFISLVAGKVPEESQKKARVGGLSIALIMRILLLLSITWIIGLTKPVLTVADFELSWRDIILIAGGIFLLVKSTLEIHHKVEGQHEESQNGKRTKKTISFSSAILQIVLLDLVFSFDSILTAVGLTDQIILMVIAVVVAIIVMMIFAKPVGEFVNNHPTIQILALSFLILIGVMLIVEGAHYHVPKGYIYFAVFFSLAIEMLNMRYRKKNV from the coding sequence ATGGAAATCTTTTTACAACCAGATACCTGGGTAGCCTTACTGACCCTTACATTTTTAGAAATCGTTCTTGGGATAGATAATATTATATTTATCTCACTTGTAGCCGGAAAAGTACCGGAAGAAAGTCAGAAAAAAGCCAGAGTGGGAGGACTTTCCATAGCATTGATCATGCGAATCCTTTTACTTTTAAGTATCACCTGGATTATTGGCTTAACAAAACCGGTACTTACCGTAGCAGATTTTGAACTGAGTTGGCGTGATATTATATTAATTGCCGGGGGAATCTTTTTACTGGTAAAAAGTACTTTAGAAATTCATCATAAAGTAGAAGGCCAGCATGAGGAATCACAAAATGGTAAAAGAACGAAAAAGACTATTTCCTTTTCTTCAGCTATTCTCCAGATCGTTTTACTGGATCTTGTATTCTCATTTGATTCGATCTTAACCGCCGTTGGACTTACAGATCAAATTATATTAATGGTTATTGCTGTAGTTGTAGCCATTATAGTTATGATGATCTTTGCAAAACCCGTTGGAGAATTCGTGAATAATCATCCAACCATCCAGATCCTTGCGCTCTCTTTTTTAATTCTAATTGGCGTCATGCTAATCGTGGAAGGCGCTCATTACCACGTTCCAAAGGGATATATCTATTTTGCAGTTTTCTTTTCTTTAGCCATAGAAATGCTAAATATGCGATATCGCAAAAAGAATGTTTAA
- a CDS encoding urea carboxylase-associated family protein produces MEIIQKQSGAAFKLNKGQLLKVIDPQGEQVSDMVLFNTEDKREKISSGKTMDFEESILITKANYIWSNRSNKMMEILEDTNGRNDFLLAPCSPETFKIMYKNEQYHPSCFENLYTSLEKFDIEPDDIPTAFNIFMNVQFDKFGKISVKPPKTKAGDYILFEARMDLIVGLTACSAEDSNGGSFKPIHYEIID; encoded by the coding sequence ATGGAAATAATTCAGAAACAAAGCGGAGCAGCTTTTAAACTCAATAAAGGTCAGCTTCTAAAAGTAATAGATCCCCAAGGAGAGCAGGTGAGCGATATGGTTCTTTTTAATACCGAAGATAAGCGGGAAAAGATCTCCAGCGGAAAGACCATGGATTTTGAAGAGAGCATTCTCATTACCAAGGCAAATTATATTTGGAGCAACCGAAGCAATAAAATGATGGAGATTCTTGAAGATACTAATGGGCGTAACGACTTTCTTCTTGCTCCCTGTAGTCCGGAGACCTTTAAGATCATGTACAAAAACGAGCAATACCATCCCAGCTGTTTTGAAAATCTATATACCAGTCTTGAAAAATTTGATATTGAACCAGATGATATTCCAACTGCCTTCAATATTTTTATGAACGTCCAGTTTGACAAATTTGGAAAGATCTCTGTAAAGCCTCCAAAAACAAAGGCCGGAGACTATATTCTATTTGAAGCCAGAATGGATCTTATAGTTGGGCTAACTGCTTGTTCAGCTGAAGACAGCAACGGTGGAAGCTTTAAACCTATACATTACGAGATCATTGATTAA
- a CDS encoding FMN-binding negative transcriptional regulator, which translates to MYRPSKYRKDDKEFIFSFIQDHPFATFVMSGENLIATHIPVMTQGDAGSWRLYSHIANHNEQKTFLKDGAEALLIFRGADAYISSSWYKEKDISTWDYSAVHVNARVKLQTKEELENSLDQLVERFEKDQENPLYYKEIPTQILEDHLPLITGFWLEPFKVEGIAKLHQGYPEYDVKRTINKLKESQNSVERDLSEAIRKENKIE; encoded by the coding sequence ATGTACAGACCTTCGAAGTACCGAAAAGATGATAAAGAATTCATATTTTCATTCATTCAGGATCATCCTTTCGCCACTTTTGTGATGAGCGGTGAGAACCTGATCGCAACCCATATTCCGGTGATGACGCAGGGCGATGCCGGGAGTTGGAGGTTGTATTCTCATATTGCCAACCATAATGAACAGAAAACATTCTTAAAAGATGGGGCAGAAGCTTTACTTATTTTTCGGGGGGCAGATGCCTATATTTCATCTTCCTGGTATAAGGAGAAAGATATAAGCACCTGGGATTATTCGGCAGTGCATGTGAATGCCAGGGTAAAATTGCAAACTAAAGAAGAGCTTGAAAATTCACTAGATCAACTTGTAGAAAGATTTGAGAAAGATCAGGAAAACCCTCTGTATTATAAAGAGATCCCTACGCAAATACTCGAAGATCATCTACCTCTTATTACCGGTTTCTGGCTAGAGCCATTTAAAGTAGAAGGGATTGCCAAATTGCATCAGGGATATCCAGAATATGATGTAAAAAGAACGATTAACAAGCTAAAGGAGTCTCAAAATTCAGTGGAAAGAGATCTTTCAGAAGCCATTAGAAAAGAAAACAAGATTGAATAG
- the gntA gene encoding guanitoxin biosynthesis heme-dependent pre-guanitoxin N-hydroxylase GntA gives MKVIYKDVKKETKRDVPENAEVRRDFEKFILTQDHPCIMAKTVFSMDQVNLFTYTNFGAESTAKKILENLKEYLADYDFESNEFKTFLAVFPDSPKYSEIGFEKLLWKQLEHIHKLDHSNWDPEVSDDPENENFSFSIAGKAFYVVGMHPNSSRKARQSPYPAIAFNLHWQFEKLREMGSYETVRDRIRDRDKALQGNMNPMLEDFGNSSEAKQYSGRNIGKEWKCPFHRKD, from the coding sequence ATGAAAGTAATATATAAAGATGTAAAGAAGGAAACGAAGCGTGATGTTCCAGAGAATGCTGAGGTAAGGAGAGACTTTGAAAAATTCATTCTGACTCAGGACCATCCATGTATCATGGCGAAGACAGTTTTTAGTATGGATCAGGTAAATTTGTTTACTTATACAAATTTTGGAGCCGAAAGTACGGCAAAAAAAATTCTGGAAAATTTGAAGGAATATCTTGCAGATTATGATTTTGAATCAAATGAATTTAAAACATTTTTGGCGGTATTTCCTGATTCTCCTAAATATTCCGAAATTGGTTTCGAAAAGCTTCTTTGGAAACAGCTAGAGCATATTCATAAACTGGATCATTCTAATTGGGACCCGGAGGTAAGTGATGATCCCGAAAATGAAAATTTTAGTTTCAGCATTGCGGGTAAAGCTTTTTATGTAGTGGGAATGCATCCCAATTCATCCCGAAAAGCAAGGCAAAGTCCTTACCCGGCTATAGCTTTTAATTTACACTGGCAGTTTGAGAAGCTGAGAGAGATGGGAAGTTACGAAACTGTTCGTGATAGAATAAGGGATAGAGACAAAGCTTTGCAGGGAAACATGAACCCAATGCTTGAAGACTTTGGAAATAGCAGTGAAGCCAAACAGTATAGTGGTAGAAATATCGGGAAGGAATGGAAATGCCCTTTTCACCGTAAAGACTAG
- a CDS encoding SemiSWEET transporter, producing MEFGWEQILGLVAGICTTIAVIPQIIKSWKTKKVKDVSPFMFTILLIGVCLWVIYGVTQGDIPIIATNGISLGLNSFMMYLMLKYRDSD from the coding sequence ATGGAGTTTGGATGGGAGCAAATATTAGGTCTGGTAGCTGGTATCTGTACCACTATTGCTGTAATTCCTCAAATTATTAAATCCTGGAAAACGAAAAAAGTGAAAGATGTTTCACCTTTTATGTTCACAATTTTATTAATCGGAGTTTGCTTATGGGTAATTTACGGAGTCACTCAAGGCGATATTCCTATAATAGCGACCAATGGGATCTCTCTGGGATTAAATTCCTTTATGATGTATTTAATGCTGAAGTATAGAGACAGCGATTAG
- a CDS encoding YetF domain-containing protein, producing the protein MEKWFAFEWNSMIAILLTAIGIYIAIIIFTRIAGKRSFSKMSSFDFAMTVALGSMIATTVLSKSVSLWDGVVGLGIIYILQISVALLRRFQVVQKMVDNAPLLLMEGEEIFEENLKKARVTESDLRSKLREANVIRLKEVRAVIFEATGDISVLHTGDDNEELEDWLLKDVDR; encoded by the coding sequence ATGGAAAAATGGTTTGCTTTTGAATGGAACTCAATGATCGCTATTCTCTTAACGGCTATAGGGATCTATATAGCGATTATAATTTTTACAAGAATAGCTGGAAAACGAAGCTTTTCCAAAATGTCAAGTTTTGACTTTGCAATGACTGTGGCCCTAGGATCGATGATTGCCACGACGGTATTATCAAAAAGTGTAAGTCTTTGGGACGGAGTTGTGGGTCTTGGGATTATTTATATCCTGCAAATTTCGGTCGCGCTCTTAAGAAGGTTTCAGGTAGTACAGAAAATGGTGGATAATGCTCCACTTCTTTTAATGGAGGGCGAGGAGATTTTTGAGGAGAATTTAAAGAAAGCAAGGGTAACCGAGTCTGATTTGAGATCTAAACTTAGGGAAGCAAACGTCATAAGGTTAAAAGAAGTAAGAGCTGTTATTTTTGAAGCTACAGGAGATATTTCAGTCTTACATACGGGTGATGATAATGAGGAACTGGAGGATTGGTTATTAAAAGATGTTGATCGATAA
- a CDS encoding SDR family oxidoreductase, translating into MNKKKTFPTQNQEQPGDEYKMKPEPEIIRNDYKGSEKLLGKTALITGGDSGIGRSVAVHFAREGADVGIVYLEENEDAAKTKELVEKEGKQCLLIHGDLKEEKFCKELVDIFVKHFGELHILVNNAAMQFPKDNIEDISNAQFRKTFDTNLFPYFYVVKNCLEHLKKGSVIINTTSVTAYRGSEHLLDYSSSKGAIVSYTRSLSKMLVDKNIRVNAVAPGPIWTPLIPSTFDNIEDFGKKVPMGRAGQPSEVGPAYVFLSSTDSSYMTGQVIHINGGEIIGG; encoded by the coding sequence ATGAATAAGAAAAAAACCTTTCCGACTCAGAATCAGGAGCAACCGGGAGATGAATATAAGATGAAGCCTGAACCTGAAATTATAAGAAATGATTATAAAGGCAGTGAGAAACTTCTGGGAAAAACAGCATTAATAACAGGAGGTGATAGCGGGATAGGTAGAAGTGTAGCGGTTCATTTTGCGAGAGAAGGCGCAGATGTGGGTATTGTTTATCTGGAGGAGAATGAGGATGCGGCTAAAACTAAAGAACTGGTAGAAAAGGAAGGTAAACAGTGTCTTCTAATTCATGGAGATTTAAAAGAGGAAAAATTCTGTAAAGAACTGGTAGATATTTTTGTAAAGCATTTTGGAGAATTACATATCCTCGTAAATAATGCTGCTATGCAATTTCCCAAAGATAATATTGAAGATATTAGCAATGCTCAATTCAGAAAAACATTTGATACGAATCTTTTTCCATATTTCTACGTTGTAAAAAACTGTCTTGAACATCTAAAAAAAGGAAGTGTTATAATAAACACCACTTCAGTCACCGCTTATCGCGGAAGTGAACATCTTTTGGATTATTCCAGTAGCAAGGGTGCAATTGTTAGTTATACCAGATCGCTATCTAAAATGCTGGTGGATAAAAATATCAGGGTAAATGCGGTGGCGCCGGGACCAATTTGGACTCCGCTTATTCCTTCAACTTTTGATAATATCGAAGACTTTGGAAAAAAAGTACCTATGGGGCGAGCAGGACAGCCTAGTGAGGTAGGTCCCGCTTACGTGTTTCTCTCCAGTACCGATAGCAGCTACATGACAGGACAGGTGATTCACATTAACGGAGGAGAAATAATAGGAGGATAA